A DNA window from Anastrepha obliqua isolate idAnaObli1 chromosome 5, idAnaObli1_1.0, whole genome shotgun sequence contains the following coding sequences:
- the LOC129247958 gene encoding zinc carboxypeptidase A 1-like produces the protein MWQQLVLIVLSCLAATIQHGTAERIRYDDYQVYQLQPQTTAQLDTVKTLDGSSDSYLFVDPVHYLGTKINVLVAPQRVTDFLATLQQSDISYELVDENAQKSLDLEELVADPNRRRGEYTWTEYHELNDTYAWLRSLPEKYPEQVSVFVAGRSYEGREILGVKISYASSVDGATKRGIFIEGGMHAREWISPATTTYIINQLLTSSNADVRKIAESFDWYVVPHANPDGFVYTHTTNRMWRKTRTPYNGCFGADPNRNWGFHWNEVGASSNACSDTYAGPRAFSEIETRTLSEYISTLRGKLVLYLSFHSYSQLLLFPYGHTSELPPNYKDLKRVFDVGVTAVSKRYGTRYTGGNVYDAIYPAAGASLDWAYGKLEVPYSYCFELRPSGSYLWSGFRLPAEQIIPTGEEIMDSMLAMIKEIGTLSML, from the coding sequence ATGTGGCAACAACTAGTACTGATAGTTCTAAGCTGCTTGGCCGCCACCATCCAACACGGGACTGCAGAGCGCATACGGTACGACGACTATCAGGTCTATCAGCTGCAACCGCAGACGACAGCTCAATTAGACACCGTCAAGACGCTTGACGGTTCTAGCGACTCGTACCTCTTTGTGGATCCAGTACATTATTTGGGTACTAAAATTAATGTCCTCGTTGCACCACAACGTGTCACCGATTTTTTAGCTACACTGCAGCAAAGCGATATTTCATATGAATTGGTGGACGAGAATGCACAGAAAAGTTTGGATTTGGAAGAGCTCGTAGCTGATCCCAATCGAAGACGCGGTGAATACACTTGGACGGAATATCATGAGCTGAACGATACATACGCTTGGTTGCGTTCACTACCTGAAAAATATCCTGAGCAAGTGAGTGTATTTGTTGCGGGTCGGTCGTATGAAGGACGTGAAATATTAGGCGTAAAGATCTCGTATGCCAGCAGTGTCGATGGTGCAACAAAACGTGGTATTTTCATTGAGGGCGGCATGCATGCACGTGAGTGGATTAGTCCCGCTACCACAACTTACATCATTAATCAGTTGCTCACCAGCTCGAATGCGGATGTACGCAAAATAGCGGAGAGTTTTGATTGGTATGTGGTACCCCATGCCAACCCTGATGGCTTTGTGTATACACATACCACCAATCGCATGTGGCGTAAAACGCGTACGCCATACAACGGCTGCTTTGGCGCAGATCCCAATCGTAATTGGGGTTTCCATTGGAATGAAGTCGGTGCAAGCAGTAATGCTTGCTCAGATACATATGCCGGACCTAGGGCATTCTCAGAGATTGAAACGCGCACGCTCTCTGAATACATTAGCACATTGAGGGGAAAATTAGTTTTGTATTTGTCATTCCATTCATATTCTCAACTGTTACTCTTCCCTTATGGGCATACCAGTGAGCTGCCGCCCAATTATAAGGACTTGAAGCGCGTATTTGATGTTGGAGTGACAGCTGTTTCGAAACGGTATGGCACAAGATATACTGGCGGTAACGTGTATGATGCCATATATCCCGCTGCGGGCGCCAGCCTTGATTGGGCTTATGGCAAGTTGGAGGTACCCTACTCATATTGCTTTGAACTGCGTCCTTCGGGTTCATATTTATGGAGTGGATTCCGTTTACCAGCCGAACAAATTATACCCACTGGTGAGGAGATAATGGATTCCATGTTGGCGATGATCAAGGAGATAGGTACTTTGTCGatgttgtaa
- the LOC129249244 gene encoding uncharacterized protein LOC129249244: protein MNSLRLVNYFEKQAKVSSRLRELMAKAAQYLLRKDETRNFGAALFQEGLTATMDVYELEGILEQLNLRYQQKCATQELMHTTYKHSIELCVQVRNLDWKAQLHCKLELLQLQCQNEMRELSEEYEAERQRRSVLEQRPIVQKARMVEDEVRNMQAKIEDGRERAAAEQAILLEQLKELQNERNAIIVYLVEASKQVPDLETELETMKDTDNQRMKELVTQKQELLAKLHGKFRDSTTLSDVELSPEQPQSTTTKLEALPSLGNVNNAIVCDKRKEISFIELFKEWETERQLQFQQLSLVENASIIMDKMWTSLEANELSVANNDISNITPRSILRRPSITEDEDNSAVIPKKRVRFATPEMETMEDAFMSSTTSRAIEGVNCADEEERENQNHTFVIEQNNSLLNGATETIEIFSTGEIEEAEQMRKEELTKQTPKKSEFTKATKLVKKARLFGSQRLNKTQNIKTTAGEKQKIEIQECRIIKPAGTKLPTKLPLTLTPEPEPKAPPANPLISSAATLPVTTNQTFKVPLKPTKRKSRKMPDCQTFFREYLEQSYEENSQKSTGIDSIPIITAEPLQATAKYTPKRKKIDMNIDAFCYEPLMSPNESCDAAENDDFLQFDMKFKFDENQGLLGDSVDDFFGGQVNDDRDDDMLSFDFSDENVEENSKMDMFF from the exons ATGAATTCATTAAGATTGGTCAACTATTTTGAAAAGCAAGCCAAGGTCAGCAGTAGATTGCGAGAGCTAATGGCGAAAGCTGCGCAATATTTATTACGAAAAGATGAGACACGCAATTTTGGTGCTG CACTCTTTCAGGAGGGTTTAACTGCCACAATGGACGTGTATGAATTGGAAGGTATTTTAGAACAATTAAACTTACGATACCAACAAAAGTGTGCAACACAAGAACTTATGCACACAACTTACAAACATTCGATAGAACTTTGTGTTCAAGTGCGAAATCTCGATTGGAAAGCGCAACTGCATTGTAAGCTGGAGTTATTGCAATTGCAATGTCAAAATGAAATGCGCGAACTGAGTGAAGAGTATGAGGCCGAACGACAACGCAGAAGTGTATTAGAGCAACGACCAATAG TTCAAAAAGCGCGGATGGTAGAGGATGAAGTGAGAAATATGCAGGCGAAAATAGAAGATGGGAGAGAACGTGCGGCTGCAGAACAAGCCATATTATTGGAGCAACTGAAAGAGTTGCAAAACGAGCGTAATGCTATAATTGTTTACTTAGTGGAAGCAAGCAAGCAAGTACCTGATTTAGAAACAGAG CTTGAAACCATGAAGGACACCGATAATCAACGTATGAAAGAATTGGTTACGCAAAAGCAGGAACTACTTGCAAAACTACATGGGAAG ttccGCGATTCCACCACTCTAAGCGATGTGGAGTTGAGTCCAGAGCAACCACAATCAACCACAACAAAGCTTGAAGCACTTCCCAGCCTGGGAAATGTCAACAATGCTATTGTCTGTGATAAGCGTAAAGAAATAAGCTTCATAGAACTTTTCAAGGAATGGGAAACTGAGAGACAATTGCAGTTCCAGCAGCTTAGCTTAGTCGAAAACGCGTCAATCATTATGGATAAGATGTGGACCAGCTTGGAAGCAAACGAACTCAGCGTAGCAAACAATGATATTTCAAATATCACACCACGGTCTATATTACGACGTCCAAGCATTACAGAAGATGAGGATAACAGTGCCGTGATACCAAAGAAACGTGTACGTTTTGCAACACCAGAAATGGAGACTATGGAAGATGCATTTATGTCATCGACTACTTCACGGGCTATTGAAGGTGTGAATTGTGCCGATGAGGAGGAAAGGGAGAATCAAAATCATACCTTTGTGATCGAACAGAATAATTCTTTATTGAATGGTGCTACTGAGACCATCGAAATTTTCAGCACTGGTGAAATAGAAGAAGCGGAACAGATGCGCAAGGAAGAGCTGACGAAGCAAACGCCGAAAAAGTCAGAATTCACTAAAGCCACCAAACTTGTGAAGAAAGCGCGACTATTTGGCTCCCAAAGgttaaataaaactcaaaatatcaaaaccactgccggcgaaaagcaaaaaattgaaattcaagaatGTCGCATCATCAAGCCGGCAGGCACTAAATTGCCCACT AAATTACCCCTCACACTTACGCCAGAGCCAGAGCCAAAAGCACCACCTGCCAACCCGCTGATTTCATCGGCTGCCACTTTGCCAGTAACAACAAATCAGACGTTTAAGGTTCCACTCAAGCCTACAAAGCGTAAATCTCGCAAAATGCCTGAttgtcaaacatttttccggGAATATCTTGAACAATCATAcgaagaaaattctcaaaagAGTACTGGTATAGATTCAATTCCAATCATTACTGCTGAGCCCTTGCAAGCGACTGCAAAGTATACACCTAAGCGTAAGAAGATAGACATGAATATTGATGCTTTTTGCTATGAGCCCCTTATGAGCCCCAATGAGAGCTGTGATGCTGctgaaaatgatgattttctaCAGTTTGATATGAAATTCAAATTCGATGAAAATCAAGGATTGCTCGGCGATAGCGTTGATGACTTTTTTGGCGGACAAGTGAATGATGATAGAGATGATGATATGTTGTCATTTGACTTTAGTGATGAAAACGTTGAGGAGAACTCTAAAATGGatatgtttttctaa